The Arachis hypogaea cultivar Tifrunner chromosome 16, arahy.Tifrunner.gnm2.J5K5, whole genome shotgun sequence genome contains a region encoding:
- the LOC112758574 gene encoding calmodulin-like protein 3 isoform X2, producing the protein MNQLADFGRIFQMFDHDDDGKISKEELLESVTKLGLGVMKHDLIQMIARLDANGDGYVDFDEFERLYKNVMGDDDDEEDMKEAFKLFDQNGDGFVSGEELSSVLCSLGLRQGKKTLEDCKNLIKKVDLDGDGMLDFKEFKQMIKLVN; encoded by the exons ATGAATCAATTGGCGGACTTCGGACGCATATTCCAAATGTTTGATCATGATGACGACGGGAAGATCTCAAAGGAGGAGCTTTTAGAGTCCGTAACAAAACTAGGGTTAGGCGTCATGAAGCATGATTTGATTCAAATGATCGCGAGACTCGACGCGAATGGCGACGGATACGTAGACTTTGACGAGTTTGAGAGGTTGTACAAGAACGTAATGGGTGACGACGACGAC GAAGAGGACATGAAGGAGGCTTTCAAATTGTTCGATCAAAATGGCGACGGGTTTGTTAGTGGTGAGGAATTGAGTTCGGTTTTGTGCTCATTGGGCTTAAGGCAAGGAAAGAAGACCTTAGAGGATTGCAAGAACTTGATCAAGAAAGTGGATTTGGATGGCGATGGCATGCTTGATTTCAAAGAGTTTAAGCAAATGATTAAGCTTGTCAACTAA
- the LOC112756326 gene encoding pentatricopeptide repeat-containing protein At1g80270, mitochondrial, with protein sequence MWALRRASLPLRNRGFNVRASCIKSVSGTRVEDDSSTLDSSRMAYGRFLLPNMFYHSRHASLKFTVSRRELSSQADASSTKDQDDLEDGFSELETPAADSEYGKDEFNDIKDGEEPREELEFSDTEVEPSEKKVRRRAQSEIFKLIDSSPTTSVHVLMDKWVEEGKELSRQDIALAMVNLRRRKLYFKAFQLSEWVVSKSQLEVTERDHATRVDLIAKLRGLHEAEMYIERIPESFKGETVYQTLLASCVAQNNLKKAEETFNKMKDLKFPLTSFVWNQLLLLYKRHDKKKIADVLLMMENENVKPSPFTYKILIDAKGQSKDIDGMDLIVEKMKAQGIEPDIRTKAVLVGHYKTAGLEKKAEDMLKEMEGENLEENSWLGRYLLPLYANLGKADEVGRIWEVCQASPRIEDCLAAIEAFGKLKKIDEAEAVFEMISKRWKLSSKNYSVMLKVYANNKMLAKGKDLIKRMAESGCQIGPLTLDDLVKLHIQAGEVEKADTILQKAIMQSQLKPLIISYIAIMEQYAKRGDVHNSEKILHKIKQAGYTIRLRQYQILVQAYINAKLPAYRIRDSMKADNVFPNRDFANLLAQVDGFRKNPASDLLD encoded by the exons ATGTGGGCTCTTCGTCgagcttctcttcctctcag GAACCGAGGGTTTAATGTGAGAGCTTCTTGCATCAAATCAGTTTCGGGTACTCGGGTGGAAGATGATTCTAGTACGTTGGACTCATCTAGAATGGCATATGGTCGTTTTTTGTTGCCGAATATGTTCTACCATTCCAGGCATGCCTCCTTAAAATTCACTGTGAGTAGGCGCGAACTTTCTTCACAAGCTGATGCCAGTAGCACGAAAGATCAGGATGATTTGGAGGATGGGTTTTCTGAGCTTGAGACACCAGCTGCTGATTCTGAATATGGTAAAGACGAATTCAATGATATTAAAGATGGTGAGGAGCCACGCGAGGAGTTGGAGTTTTCAGACACTGAGGTTGAACCAAGTGAGAAAAAAGTACGTCGACGAGCTCAGTCCGAAATTTTCAAATTGATTGATAGTTCTCCAACTACTTCTGTTCATGTGCTTATGGATAAGTGGGTTGAAGAAGGGAAAGAACTAAGCAGACAAGATATCGCACTGGCCATGGTTAATCTTCGAAGGCGCAAACTGTATTTTAAAGCTTTTCAG CTCTCAGAGTGGGTTGTATCAAAAAGTCAGCTTGAAGTTACTGAGAGAGATCATGCTACCCGTGTTGATTTGATTGCTAAATTGCGTGGGTTACATGAAGCGGAGATGTACATTGAGCGTATTCCAGAATCTTTTAAAGGAGAGACAGTATATCAAACCCTTTTAGCAAGTTGTGTTGCTCAGAACAATTTGAAGAAAGCAGAGGAAACTTTCAACAAAATGAAAGATTTGAAATTCCCTCTTACATCATTTGTTTGGAATCAGTTGCTTCTTCTGTATAAGAGGCATGACAAGAAGAAAATAGCCGATGTATTGTTGATGATGGAAAATGAGAATGTCAAACCTTCGCCTTTtacttataaaatattaatagacGCAAAAGGCCAGTCCAAAGATATTGATGGCATGGATCTAATTGTTGAGAAAATGAAGGCTCAAGGGATTGAACCAGACATCCGAACAAAAGCAGTTTTGGTTGGACACTACAAAACTGCTGGGCTTGAAAAAAAAGCCGAAGATATGTTGAAGGAAATGGAAGGTGAAAATTTGGAAGAGAATTCTTGGCTTGGTCGATATTTGCTTCCTCTATACGCAAATCTGGGTAAGGCTGATGAAGTGGGAAGAATTTGGGAGGTCTGTCAGGCTTCCCCTCGAATTGAAGATTGTCTCGCTGCGATTGAAGCTTTTGGAAAGTTGAAGAAAATTGATGAAGCAGAGGCTGTTTTCGAAATGATATCAAAGAGGTGGAAGCTTTCTTCCAAGAACTACTCAGTCATGCTGAAGGTTTATGCAAATAATAAGATGCTAGCAAAGGGCAAAGATCTCATTAAGCGAATGGCAGAGAGCGGGTGTCAAATAGGCCCATTGACATTGGACGACCTAGTGAAACTTCACATCCAAGCAGGGGAAGTGGAGAAGGCAGACACTATTCTGCAAAAGGCTATCATGCAAAGCCAGTTGAAACCATTAATCATTTCTTATATTGCTATTATGGAGCAGTATGCTAAGAGGGGCGACGTCCATAATTCAGAAAAGAttttgcacaaaatcaaacaagctGGCTACACGATTCGTCTGAGGCAATACCAAATTCTCGTACAGGCCTATATAAATGCCAAGCTTCCGGCCTATCGGATTAGGGACAGCATGAAGGCTGATAACGTATTTCCCAACAGGGATTTTGCAAATCTGTTGGCTCAAGTTGATGGTTTTAGGAAGAATCCAGCTTCGGATTTGCTTGATTGA
- the LOC112758546 gene encoding uncharacterized protein: MAILKITKKHKKHFNNPFPTSSASASTTIPYVKGSLFINAKTVPTSDQNLFFPIGNDFKLSWFPNNGGHLSISHLSEPTRPIWSSIPGQAFLSAAMADTEVEESRGSFLVKDGDVHLVCNHQIIDGIRVINDNCQFDHNLEDHEKVSADYSPCDDDAEEKAKKPPILLITGRLFNKTKKTKRFQKHGINASIQFEAKRPSVYARYWILFSQKTNHQVGFQVKIEKPSFISGTKKQVPTTTTTTSRIYRGFKKRMNNRKKRLGWCWYLTKPRGFVLVSSVEEEEMGSFEIPKAEEFNRVWLTYASEENERFYGFGEQFSHMDFKGKKVPILVQEQGIGRGDQPITMAANLVSYRAGGDWSTTYAPSPFYMTSKMRSLYLEGYDYTIFDLTRPDRVQIQIHGNSVEGRILHGNSPCELIEHFTETIGRLPEIPEWIISSAIVGMQGGTEAVRRIWDELRDYDVPVSAFWLQDWVGQRETLIGSQLWWNWEVDAQRYCGWKELIKDLGDQNIKVMTYCNPCLAPVDEKTNKKRNLFEEAKELDILVKDNNGNPYMVPNTAFDVGMLDLTHPKTGTWFKKVLREMVDDGVRGWMADFGEGLPVDAVLYSGEDPISAHNRYPELWAKINKEVVEEQEQELVFFMRAGFRDSPKWGMLFWEGDQMVSWQTNDGIKSSVVGLLSSGISGYAFNHSDIGGYCTVNLPIVKYRRTQELLLRWMELNSFTTVFRTHEGNKPSCNSQFYSNQHTFSHFARFTKVYAAWKFYRIQLVKEASQKGLPVCRHLFLHYPNDEHVHHLSYQQFLVGSEFLVVPVLDKGKKKVKAYFPLGESTSWLHVWTGKVFSKQGIEEWIDAPIGYPAVFVKVGSIIGETFLSNLKSLGILL, translated from the exons atGGCAATCCTTAAGATAACAAAGAAGCACAAGAAGCATTTCAATAACCCTTTCCCTActtcttctgcttctgcttcaacCACCATTCCTTATGTCAAAGGCTCTCTCTTCATCAACGCCAAGACAGTGCCTACTTCAGACCAGAACTTGTTCTTCCCAATTGGCAATGATTTCAAGCTTTCTTGGTTCCCAAACAATGGTGGGCACCTTTCAATTTCACACCTTTCCGAACCGACAAGGCCTATATGGAGTTCTATCCCAGGACAAGCTTTTCTCTCGGCTGCAATGGCTGACACTGAGGTTGAGGAGAGTAGAGGATCATTCCTTGTCAAAGATGGAGACGTTCATTTGGTTTGCAACCACCAAATCATTGATGGTATAAGGGTGATCAATGATAATTGCCAGTTTGATCACAATTTGGAAGACCATGAAAAAGTTTCTGCAGATTATTCTCCATGTGATGATGATGCAGAAGAAAAGGCGAAAAAGCCTCCGATTTTGTTGATCACTGGAAGGCTATTCAACAAGACTAAGAAGACAAAAAGGTTTCAGAAACATGGCATCAATGCAAGTATTCAGTTTGAAGCAAAAAGGCCTTCTGT GTATGCAAGGTATTGGATTCTGTTCAGTCAGAAAACCAATCATCAGGTTGGTTTTCAAGTGAAGATTGAGAAACCAAGCTTCATTTCAGGAACCAAGAAGCAGGTTCCCACAACTACAACAACAACTTCTAGAATCTACCGAGGATTCAAGAAGAGAATGAACAATAGAAAGAAGAGGCTTGGTTGGTGTTGGTACCTTACAAAGCCAAGAGGTTTTGTACTAGTTTCCTCAGTGGAGGAAGAAGAAATGGGGAGCTTTGAGATCCCAAAAGCAGAAGAATTCAATAGAGTTTGGTTGACATATGCGAGTGAGGAGAATGAGAGGTTTTATGGCTTTGGAGAGCAATTCTCTCACATGGATTTCAAGGGAAAAAAGGTCCCAATCTTGGTTCAAGAACAAGGtattggtagaggagatcaaccaATCACCATGGCAGCCAACTTGGTCAGTTACAG GGCAGGAGGTGATTGGAGTACAACTTATGCTCCTTCTCCATTCTACATGACATCAAAAATGAGATCTCTATACCTTGAAGGTTATGACTATACTATCTTTGATCTTACAAGACCTGACAGAGTACAGATACAG ATCCATGGAAATTCAGTTGAAGGGAGGATATTGCATGGGAACTCACCTTGTGAACTAATTGAGCATTTCACCGAAACCATTGGAAGGCTACCTGAGATTCCAGAATGGATAATATCAAGTGCTATAGTAGGAATGCAGGGCGGCACAGAAGCCGTACGCCGAATTTGGGATGAACTGAGGGATTATGATGTTCCTGTCTCAGCATTTTGGTTGCAG GATTGGGTAGGGCAGAGAGAAACATTGATTGGTTCACAGCTTTGgtggaattgggaagtggatgcACAAAGGTATTGTGGATGGAAGGAACTTATCAAAGATCTTGGTGATCAGAATATCAAAGTTATGACATATTGCAATCCTTGTCTAGCTCCG GTTGATGAGAagacaaacaaaaaaagaaaCCTGTTTGAGGAGGCAAAAGAGTTGGACATCTTGGTGAAAGACAATAATGGAAATCCATACATGGTTCCAAACACGGCCTTCGACGTGGGAATGCTCGACCTAACACACCCAAAAACTGGGACCTGGTTCAAGAAAGTCCTAAGAGAAATGGTGGATGATGGAGTAAGAGGATGGATGGCTGACTTTGGTGAAGGCCTTCCTGTTGATGCTGTTCTATATTCAGGTGAAGATCCTATTTCGGCTCATAACAGGTACCCAGAACTGTGGGCCAAAATCAACAAAGAAGTTGttgaagaacaagaacaagagttAGTTTTCTTCATGAGGGCTGGTTTTAGAGATAGCCCAAAGTGGGGGATGCTGTTTTGGGAAGGAGATCAAATGGTTAGTTGGCAAACAAATGATGGAATAAAGAGTTCAGTTGTTGGACTATTAAGCAGTGGAATTTCTGGATATGCTTTTAATCATAGTGACATTGGAGGATATTGTACTGTGAACTTGCCTATTGTTAAGTACAGAAGAACTCAAGAATTACTTTTAAGGTGGATGGAGCTAAATTCTTTCACCACTGTCTTCCGCACCCACGAA GGAAACAAACCATCATGCAACAGCCAGTTCTATTCAAACCAACATACTTTTTCACACTTTGCGCGCTTCACGAAAGTATATGCTGCATGGAAATTTTACCGAATTCAACTAGTGAAG GAAGCTTCACAGAAAGGACTTCCTGTATGCCGCCACCTATTTCTACATTACCCGAATGATGAACATGTTCATCACTTAAGTTATCAGCAATTCTTGGTTGGTTCTGAGTTTCTAGTGGTTCCTGTTCTTGACAAAGGGAAGAAAAAAGTTAAAGCCTATTTTCCATTGGGAGAGAGTACTAGTTGGCTACATGTATGGACAGGAAAAGTGTTTTCAAAACAAGGAATTGAAGAATGGATAGATGCTCCAATAGGATACCCTGCTGTATTTGTTAAGGTTGGATCCATCATTGGAGAAACCTTTTTGAGTAACCTAAAAAGTTTAGGCATTCTTTTGTga
- the LOC112758574 gene encoding calmodulin-like protein 3 isoform X1 has translation MNQLADFGRIFQMFDHDDDGKISKEELLESVTKLGLGVMKHDLIQMIARLDANGDGYVDFDEFERLYKNVMGDDDDVCGGGGGDGDEEEDMKEAFKLFDQNGDGFVSGEELSSVLCSLGLRQGKKTLEDCKNLIKKVDLDGDGMLDFKEFKQMIKLVN, from the coding sequence ATGAATCAATTGGCGGACTTCGGACGCATATTCCAAATGTTTGATCATGATGACGACGGGAAGATCTCAAAGGAGGAGCTTTTAGAGTCCGTAACAAAACTAGGGTTAGGCGTCATGAAGCATGATTTGATTCAAATGATCGCGAGACTCGACGCGAATGGCGACGGATACGTAGACTTTGACGAGTTTGAGAGGTTGTACAAGAACGTAATGGGTGACGACGACGACGTctgcggcggcggcggcggcgacgGCGACGAGGAAGAGGACATGAAGGAGGCTTTCAAATTGTTCGATCAAAATGGCGACGGGTTTGTTAGTGGTGAGGAATTGAGTTCGGTTTTGTGCTCATTGGGCTTAAGGCAAGGAAAGAAGACCTTAGAGGATTGCAAGAACTTGATCAAGAAAGTGGATTTGGATGGCGATGGCATGCTTGATTTCAAAGAGTTTAAGCAAATGATTAAGCTTGTCAACTAA